The following proteins are co-located in the Pseudomonas sp. ATCC 13867 genome:
- a CDS encoding NAD(P)/FAD-dependent oxidoreductase, translating into MKRSLWLQEIAAELDPTPALNGELEVDVAIVGGGFVGLWTALRLLELEPGCRVAIIERDICGGGASGRNGGFVMSWWPKISSLAAQCGKEEALRLARASAAAIGEIGEFCAEHRIDAHFRRNGWLWTATSDAQRGAWKDVQRTCERLGEPVFQSLPDAEVARRSGSPRHLEGVIEASNATVQPARLARGLRRVALEKGVRIYENTPLLDFQRGQPAQLRTPEGCVRARRVVLAHNAWAAAIPELRRTILPVTSTIVATAPIPQRLEQIGWTGGEAITDSQLMVDYYRTTHDGRIAFGKGTGMISYASRIDGSYDDNPQLNEDTERDFRRSYPQLADVPITHAWSGPIDRTYDSLPVFGHLDGAPHIVYGVGWSGNGVGPSRLGGRILASLALGLDDEWSRCGLVGRQPKRFPPEPLRYVGGLSVRNAVQRKEAAEAEGRQPAWLDKTLAGLAPSGLEDKSL; encoded by the coding sequence ATGAAACGCTCTCTGTGGCTGCAGGAAATTGCCGCCGAACTGGACCCGACGCCCGCCCTGAACGGCGAGCTGGAGGTGGATGTGGCGATCGTCGGCGGTGGCTTCGTCGGCCTCTGGACCGCCCTGCGCCTGCTGGAGCTGGAGCCTGGCTGCCGGGTGGCGATCATCGAGCGCGACATCTGCGGCGGCGGCGCCTCGGGGCGCAACGGCGGCTTCGTGATGTCCTGGTGGCCGAAGATCAGTTCGCTGGCCGCACAGTGCGGCAAGGAGGAAGCGCTGCGCCTGGCGCGGGCCTCGGCGGCGGCGATCGGCGAGATCGGCGAGTTCTGCGCCGAGCACCGGATCGATGCGCACTTCCGCCGCAACGGCTGGCTGTGGACCGCCACCAGCGATGCCCAGCGCGGCGCCTGGAAGGATGTCCAGCGTACCTGCGAGCGCCTGGGCGAGCCGGTCTTCCAGTCGCTGCCCGACGCTGAAGTCGCTCGCCGCAGCGGCTCCCCGCGCCATCTCGAAGGAGTGATCGAAGCCAGCAACGCTACTGTGCAGCCGGCGCGCCTGGCCAGGGGCCTGCGCCGCGTGGCGCTGGAAAAGGGCGTACGGATCTACGAGAACACCCCCCTGCTGGACTTCCAGCGCGGCCAGCCCGCGCAACTGCGCACCCCCGAGGGCTGCGTCAGGGCCCGGCGTGTGGTGCTCGCGCACAACGCCTGGGCGGCGGCGATCCCCGAACTGCGCCGGACCATCCTGCCGGTCACCAGCACCATCGTCGCCACGGCGCCGATCCCGCAACGCCTGGAGCAGATCGGCTGGACCGGCGGCGAAGCGATCACTGACTCGCAACTGATGGTCGACTACTACCGGACCACCCACGACGGGCGCATCGCCTTCGGCAAGGGCACCGGCATGATCAGCTATGCCAGCCGGATCGACGGCAGCTATGACGACAACCCGCAATTGAACGAGGACACCGAGCGGGACTTCCGCCGCAGCTACCCGCAGTTGGCGGACGTGCCCATCACCCATGCCTGGAGTGGCCCGATCGACCGCACCTATGACAGCCTGCCGGTGTTCGGCCATCTGGACGGCGCACCGCACATCGTCTACGGCGTCGGCTGGAGCGGCAACGGCGTCGGCCCCAGTCGCCTTGGCGGACGCATCCTCGCCAGCCTGGCGCTGGGCCTCGACGACGAATGGAGCCGCTGCGGCCTGGTCGGCCGCCAGCCCAAGCGTTTCCCTCCCGAACCGCTGCGCTATGTCGGCGGACTGTCGGTGCGCAACGCCGTACAGCGCAAGGAAGCCGCGGAGGCCGAAGGCCGCCAGCCGGCCTGGCTGGACAAGACGCTGGCCGGCCTCGCCCCCTCCGGCCTCGAAGACAAGAGCCTGTGA
- a CDS encoding cupin domain-containing protein, with translation MPQPILLAATASLALPSATPVKEPLGEPVAAAATHAREAANGLLTGVWECSPGRWRRQVLASEFSHFIAGHCFFIPDDGEPIELCAGDAVLFPANCAGTWDIRETVRKSFVIIP, from the coding sequence ATGCCGCAACCCATCCTGCTGGCGGCCACCGCCAGCCTCGCCCTGCCTTCCGCCACACCGGTGAAGGAGCCTCTCGGCGAGCCCGTCGCCGCCGCCGCGACCCATGCCCGGGAAGCCGCCAACGGCCTGCTCACCGGCGTCTGGGAATGCTCGCCGGGACGCTGGCGGCGTCAGGTGCTGGCCAGCGAGTTCAGCCATTTCATCGCCGGGCACTGCTTCTTCATTCCCGACGATGGCGAGCCGATCGAACTGTGCGCGGGTGATGCCGTACTGTTCCCGGCGAACTGTGCCGGGACCTGGGATATCCGCGAGACGGTACGCAAGAGCTTCGTGATCATTCCCTGA
- a CDS encoding PucR family transcriptional regulator: MPLCIQDIIDSEPLRTRLLCGAAGTTRRLRWAHVCELADPTEWLGEGDLLMTTGIGIPADPQAQRNYLERLARANVAGLMIGENMQAPDDLEALRATAEQLGFAVLMTHYSVPFSAVTRSILDAGRQEEFERRTAISRIYESARMGLRGLGLADLVQRLGRDVQARLFLFDPLSLEPWQAELPALPSAWREVLLVRRQELKGGSPAVLRCAGAEGEALVMVLPSQVDCAILACGGELLDYGLLHHLVAVLGIELERLQVERERCLRLGSELLDDLLQQRLSERAAAERLAQLLGSSESVVLAVTHADATAPAEWQRRLRRRNVQFLVRNQGQELVMLLAERSSAPEVQAGLAGMLGVSAPLGHAGRAAEALREARLALAHACAARPLVDYAEARTEQPWLPGSLDEALRVHRNVLGLLADYDQQQGAQLQRTLRVFLAHNRSWQKAAQELNVHKQTLVYRIRRIEEICGRSLDSTEDVAVLWIALRAAEIAGLRE; the protein is encoded by the coding sequence ATGCCTCTCTGCATCCAGGACATCATCGACAGCGAACCCCTGCGGACCCGCCTGCTCTGCGGTGCCGCGGGAACGACCCGGCGGCTGCGCTGGGCGCATGTCTGCGAACTGGCCGATCCGACCGAATGGCTCGGCGAGGGCGACCTGCTGATGACCACCGGTATCGGCATTCCCGCCGACCCGCAGGCGCAGCGAAACTATCTGGAGCGTCTGGCGCGGGCCAATGTCGCCGGGCTGATGATCGGCGAGAACATGCAGGCGCCGGACGATCTGGAGGCGCTGCGGGCTACCGCCGAACAGCTCGGCTTCGCGGTACTGATGACCCATTATTCGGTGCCGTTCTCCGCCGTGACCCGCAGCATTCTCGATGCAGGGCGCCAGGAGGAATTCGAGCGCCGCACCGCCATCAGCCGTATCTACGAAAGTGCGCGCATGGGCTTGCGCGGCTTGGGCCTGGCCGATCTGGTCCAGCGCCTCGGACGCGATGTCCAGGCGCGACTGTTCCTCTTCGATCCGCTCAGCCTGGAGCCCTGGCAGGCTGAGTTGCCGGCGTTGCCCAGCGCGTGGCGCGAGGTGCTGCTGGTCCGCCGGCAGGAACTCAAGGGCGGCTCGCCTGCGGTACTGCGCTGTGCCGGAGCGGAGGGCGAGGCGTTGGTGATGGTGCTGCCTTCGCAGGTGGATTGCGCCATCCTCGCCTGCGGCGGCGAGCTGCTCGACTACGGTCTTCTGCATCACCTGGTTGCGGTGCTCGGGATCGAACTGGAGCGTCTGCAGGTGGAGCGCGAGCGCTGCTTGCGCCTGGGCTCCGAACTGCTCGACGACCTGCTCCAGCAGCGTCTGTCCGAGCGTGCGGCGGCGGAGCGCCTGGCGCAGCTGCTGGGCTCGTCGGAGAGCGTGGTGCTGGCCGTTACGCATGCCGATGCGACGGCGCCTGCCGAATGGCAGCGGCGCCTGCGCCGGCGGAACGTGCAGTTCCTGGTGCGCAACCAGGGGCAGGAGCTGGTGATGCTGCTGGCTGAGCGCAGCTCGGCGCCGGAAGTGCAGGCCGGGCTGGCGGGCATGCTGGGGGTGAGCGCGCCGCTGGGACATGCGGGGCGGGCAGCGGAGGCGCTGCGCGAAGCGCGCCTCGCCCTGGCGCACGCTTGTGCGGCACGGCCGCTGGTGGACTACGCCGAAGCGCGGACCGAGCAGCCCTGGCTGCCCGGAAGCCTCGACGAGGCGCTGCGCGTTCATCGCAATGTGCTCGGCCTGCTGGCCGACTACGACCAGCAGCAGGGGGCGCAACTGCAGCGCACCCTGCGGGTCTTCCTCGCGCACAACCGCTCCTGGCAGAAGGCGGCGCAGGAGCTCAACGTGCACAAGCAGACGCTGGTCTACCGGATTCGCCGCATCGAGGAAATCTGCGGCCGTTCGCTAGATTCCACCGAAGACGTCGCGGTGCTCTGGATCGCCCTGCGCGCGGCCGAGATCGCCGGCCTCAGGGAATGA
- a CDS encoding ABC transporter substrate-binding protein, with protein sequence MHKSLSLSLALALGCAASGQALANLTVVSHGGANKAAQVKAFYEPYSQQHGSKIVAGEFNGEMAKVKVMVDTGSVSWDVVEMEMPELTRACDEGLLEEIGDLPAIAQSTTGLLEGAVQPCGVGFFVWSTVLAYNADKLQTAPSGWADFWDVKKFPGKRGLRKGAMYTLEFALMADGVAPKDVYKVLATQEGQDRAFRKLDQIKPNIQWWEAGAQPPQYLASGDVVMSSVYNGRIAAVQDESNLRIVWNGGIYDMDAFAIPRGAKHRDEGLKFISFVLQTEQQKAYAEQIAYGPVNTQAVQLVDPQRRKNMPTDAANLENQVAMNAGFWADHGEQLEQRFNAWAAK encoded by the coding sequence ATGCACAAGTCGCTGAGTCTTTCCCTTGCCCTCGCCCTGGGCTGTGCCGCTTCCGGCCAGGCCCTCGCCAACCTCACCGTGGTCTCCCACGGCGGCGCCAACAAGGCGGCACAGGTCAAGGCCTTCTACGAACCCTATTCGCAGCAGCACGGCTCGAAGATCGTCGCCGGCGAGTTCAACGGCGAGATGGCCAAGGTCAAGGTGATGGTCGACACCGGCAGCGTGTCCTGGGACGTCGTCGAGATGGAAATGCCCGAGCTCACCCGCGCCTGCGATGAAGGCCTGCTGGAGGAGATCGGCGACCTCCCGGCCATCGCCCAGTCCACCACCGGGTTGCTTGAAGGCGCCGTGCAGCCCTGCGGCGTCGGTTTCTTCGTCTGGTCCACGGTGCTCGCCTACAACGCCGACAAGCTGCAGACCGCCCCCAGCGGCTGGGCCGACTTCTGGGACGTAAAGAAATTCCCCGGCAAGCGCGGCCTGCGCAAGGGCGCGATGTACACCCTGGAATTCGCCCTGATGGCCGATGGCGTCGCGCCCAAGGACGTCTACAAGGTACTGGCGACCCAGGAAGGCCAGGACCGCGCCTTCAGGAAGCTCGACCAGATCAAGCCGAACATCCAGTGGTGGGAAGCCGGCGCCCAGCCGCCGCAGTACCTGGCTTCCGGCGACGTGGTGATGAGCTCGGTGTACAACGGCCGTATCGCCGCGGTACAGGATGAGAGCAACCTGCGCATCGTCTGGAACGGCGGTATCTACGACATGGACGCCTTCGCCATTCCCAGGGGCGCGAAGCATCGCGACGAAGGACTGAAGTTCATTTCCTTCGTCCTCCAGACCGAGCAGCAGAAGGCCTATGCCGAGCAGATCGCCTACGGCCCGGTGAACACCCAGGCGGTGCAACTGGTCGACCCGCAACGGCGCAAGAACATGCCCACCGACGCCGCCAACCTGGAAAACCAGGTTGCCATGAACGCCGGCTTCTGGGCCGACCACGGCGAGCAGTTGGAACAGCGCTTCAACGCCTGGGCGGCAAAGTAA
- a CDS encoding DUF1353 domain-containing protein gives MQPRPPLRRPLLRHLDNLLVTLLGCVLVALAWVFLPLAIRPLLLGAIPVYLGVLLPRCIGRRERLRRVAEARQRSIEQWGFCSRDRCGPWINYIDFPLVREDAVFGGRFFYSEWLVVHDGRIIINPGPANVDLIAGTVSYDLACQRTYAWDGCSPKVPFYWIATFGTPDWWDHLEPVQCLRHGQQKQRLMFWPVAHHASLVHDALYQFLNVAPVTKAEADELFHRMLLEAGMPRPLAWVYYRAVVLGGARDLRQARNPNGTLRCLTPLPGDPTPPQVRTPALPEKLPMQ, from the coding sequence ATGCAACCTCGCCCGCCCCTGCGCCGCCCGCTGCTGCGCCACCTGGACAACCTGCTGGTCACGCTACTCGGTTGCGTGCTGGTGGCCCTGGCCTGGGTATTCCTGCCGCTGGCGATCCGCCCGCTGCTGCTGGGCGCGATACCGGTCTACCTGGGCGTGCTGCTGCCACGCTGCATCGGTCGCCGCGAGCGCCTGCGCCGGGTCGCCGAGGCGCGCCAGCGTTCGATCGAGCAATGGGGTTTCTGCAGCCGCGACCGCTGCGGCCCCTGGATCAACTACATCGACTTCCCGCTGGTACGCGAGGACGCCGTCTTCGGCGGCCGCTTCTTCTATAGCGAATGGCTGGTGGTGCACGACGGCCGGATCATCATCAACCCCGGCCCGGCCAACGTGGACCTGATCGCCGGTACCGTGAGCTACGACCTCGCCTGCCAGCGGACCTACGCCTGGGACGGCTGCTCGCCCAAGGTGCCCTTCTACTGGATCGCCACCTTCGGCACACCCGACTGGTGGGACCACCTGGAGCCGGTGCAGTGCCTGCGCCACGGCCAGCAGAAGCAACGCCTGATGTTCTGGCCGGTGGCCCACCACGCGAGCCTGGTGCACGACGCGCTGTACCAGTTCCTCAACGTCGCCCCGGTGACCAAGGCCGAGGCGGACGAGCTGTTCCACCGCATGCTGCTGGAAGCCGGCATGCCGCGCCCGCTGGCCTGGGTCTATTACCGCGCCGTGGTCCTGGGCGGCGCCCGCGACCTGCGCCAGGCACGCAACCCGAACGGCACGTTGCGCTGCCTGACACCGCTGCCCGGCGACCCGACGCCGCCACAGGTGAGAACCCCGGCGCTCCCCGAGAAACTGCCGATGCAGTAA
- a CDS encoding AAA family ATPase encodes MEHRESLLALRQYLSSQILGQEKLIERLLIALIADGHLLVEGAPGLAKTKAIKDLAEGLEAEFHRIQFTPDLLPADITGTEIYRPENGTFVFQQGPIFHHLVLADEINRAPAKVQSALLEAMAERQVSVGRSTYDLPPLFLVMATQNPIEQEGTYPLPEAQLDRFLMHVKIGYPEASVERRILQQARGEALHGETKPERQVTQESIFAARQEILGLYMADAVEEYLVQLIMATRNPAKFDPELGEWLSYGASPRGSIALDRCARAHAWLAGRDFVSPEDIQAMLFDVLRHRLILSFEAEAAGIDQDRVVQRILDVVAVA; translated from the coding sequence ATGGAACATCGTGAGTCGCTGCTTGCGCTGCGTCAGTATCTCTCCAGCCAGATCCTCGGCCAGGAAAAGCTCATCGAGCGCCTGCTCATCGCCCTGATCGCCGACGGCCACCTGCTGGTGGAAGGTGCGCCGGGCCTGGCCAAGACCAAGGCGATCAAGGACCTGGCCGAAGGCCTGGAAGCGGAGTTCCACCGCATCCAGTTCACCCCCGACCTGCTCCCGGCGGACATCACCGGCACCGAGATCTACCGACCCGAGAACGGCACCTTCGTGTTCCAGCAAGGGCCGATCTTCCACCATCTGGTGCTGGCCGACGAAATCAACCGCGCCCCGGCCAAGGTGCAGTCGGCGTTGCTCGAAGCGATGGCCGAGCGCCAGGTCAGCGTGGGCCGCAGCACCTACGACCTGCCGCCGCTGTTCCTGGTGATGGCGACGCAGAACCCCATCGAGCAGGAAGGCACCTATCCGCTGCCCGAGGCCCAGCTCGACCGCTTCCTCATGCACGTGAAGATCGGCTACCCCGAGGCCTCCGTGGAACGCCGCATCCTCCAGCAGGCCCGTGGAGAAGCGCTGCACGGCGAGACCAAGCCCGAGCGCCAGGTCACCCAGGAATCCATCTTCGCCGCGCGCCAGGAAATCCTCGGCCTGTACATGGCCGACGCCGTGGAGGAATACCTGGTGCAACTGATCATGGCCACCCGCAACCCGGCGAAGTTCGACCCCGAGCTGGGCGAGTGGCTGTCCTACGGTGCGAGCCCGCGCGGCTCCATCGCCCTCGACCGATGTGCGCGCGCCCATGCCTGGCTGGCGGGCCGCGACTTCGTCAGCCCCGAAGACATCCAGGCGATGCTGTTCGACGTGCTGCGCCACCGCCTGATCCTGTCCTTCGAGGCCGAAGCCGCCGGGATCGACCAGGACCGCGTGGTCCAGCGCATCCTCGACGTGGTCGCCGTGGCCTGA
- a CDS encoding DUF58 domain-containing protein translates to MHSDPQPGVAVTLGELIEIRHCLREVQLFSTPSRRSPLIGLHHSRLRGRGVDFDQVRVYQAGDDVRTIDWRVTARTQEPHTKLFHEERERPVFVLVEQSARLFFGSGLCLKSVLAARAAAFIGWAALAHNDRIGGLVFTDSECHEIKPRRSKQSLLQLFNLIVRANRGLLAGSTLSHSGDGFGMALRRAREVLRPGSLIMVVCDERALGEVAEQQLALLARHTDLVLLPVSDPLDHALPAAGLLRFAEGSAQLELDTHIDEQRLAYRALGEARRERWTRLAQRLGVPLLPLSTQEDLVEQLRNLLEQHQPGYAP, encoded by the coding sequence ATGCACAGCGACCCGCAGCCCGGCGTGGCGGTGACTCTCGGCGAACTGATCGAGATCCGCCACTGCCTGCGCGAAGTCCAGCTGTTCTCCACGCCGTCGCGGCGCAGCCCGCTGATCGGCCTGCACCATTCGCGCCTGCGCGGGCGCGGGGTGGACTTCGACCAGGTGCGTGTCTACCAGGCCGGCGACGACGTGCGCACCATCGACTGGCGCGTCACCGCGCGCACCCAGGAGCCGCACACCAAGCTGTTCCACGAAGAACGCGAACGTCCGGTGTTCGTCCTCGTCGAACAGAGCGCCCGGCTGTTCTTCGGCTCCGGGCTATGCCTCAAGTCGGTGCTCGCCGCCCGCGCGGCCGCCTTCATCGGCTGGGCCGCGCTGGCGCACAACGACCGCATCGGCGGGCTGGTGTTCACCGACAGCGAATGCCATGAAATCAAGCCGCGCCGCAGCAAGCAGAGCCTGCTGCAGCTGTTCAACCTGATCGTGCGCGCCAATCGCGGGCTGCTCGCCGGCTCCACTCTCAGCCATAGCGGTGACGGTTTCGGCATGGCCCTGCGCCGCGCCCGCGAAGTGCTGCGTCCGGGCAGCCTGATCATGGTGGTGTGCGACGAACGCGCCCTGGGCGAGGTCGCCGAGCAGCAACTCGCGCTGCTGGCGCGGCACACCGACCTGGTGCTGCTGCCCGTTTCCGACCCGCTCGACCACGCCTTGCCGGCAGCCGGCCTGCTGCGGTTCGCCGAAGGATCGGCGCAGCTGGAACTGGACACCCACATCGACGAACAACGCCTGGCCTATCGCGCCCTGGGTGAAGCACGCCGCGAACGCTGGACGCGTCTGGCCCAGCGCCTGGGCGTGCCACTGCTGCCGCTGTCCACCCAGGAAGACCTGGTCGAGCAATTGCGCAACCTGCTGGAACAGCACCAGCCGGGGTACGCGCCGTGA
- a CDS encoding DUF4381 domain-containing protein yields the protein MSPLDQLEPLIPPAPVAWWPPAPGWWVVAALIPIALWGLWLTRQHWQPRRKPKQSAEAPLDPVRQAALDELARLPRPYDRAPAGPWLQALNGVLKRVSRARWPDSHSHTLSGRAWLAFLDNRCPAAGLTRWMILVEGGYRAECRLDDKAINGLAAAVETWVRKHV from the coding sequence GTGAGCCCGCTCGACCAGCTGGAACCGCTGATCCCGCCCGCCCCGGTCGCCTGGTGGCCGCCGGCCCCCGGCTGGTGGGTAGTCGCCGCACTGATTCCAATCGCGCTGTGGGGGCTCTGGCTGACACGCCAGCACTGGCAGCCAAGGCGCAAACCCAAGCAGTCCGCCGAGGCTCCGCTCGATCCTGTGCGCCAGGCTGCGCTGGACGAGCTCGCCCGCCTGCCACGCCCCTACGACCGCGCCCCCGCCGGCCCCTGGCTGCAGGCGCTCAACGGCGTGCTCAAGCGCGTGTCGCGGGCGCGCTGGCCCGACAGCCACAGCCATACGCTGAGCGGCCGCGCCTGGCTGGCCTTCCTCGACAACCGTTGCCCCGCCGCCGGCCTGACCCGCTGGATGATCCTGGTGGAAGGCGGCTACCGTGCCGAGTGCCGGCTCGACGACAAGGCCATCAACGGCCTCGCCGCCGCCGTGGAAACCTGGGTGCGCAAGCATGTTTGA
- a CDS encoding vWA domain-containing protein, whose amino-acid sequence MFEFAWPWLFLLAPLPWVMRLILPPADSGEAALKVSFLQDLEGLAGRRARARLPAWRQQAPFALLWLCLLVAATRPQWVGEPLPIPASGRDLLLAVDVSGSMDYADMRWEDDEISRLELVKKLFGGFVETRRGDRVGLILFGTHAYLQAPLTFDRDTVRIWLDEAMIGIAGKDTALGDAIGLAVKRLRQRPAQSRVLVLITDGANTAGEIEPLTAARLAAEEQVKVYTIGIGADPQQGGVAGLFGLNPGLDLDEPTLKAIAETTGGEYFRARNGEELQRISDSLDTLEPVEQNPTQARPALALYSWPLLLALLISVILVVRELWPPEDWRWPARPAWLARRRRERQP is encoded by the coding sequence ATGTTTGAGTTCGCCTGGCCCTGGCTCTTCCTGCTCGCCCCGCTGCCCTGGGTGATGCGCCTCATCCTGCCGCCGGCGGACAGCGGCGAAGCCGCGCTCAAGGTCAGCTTCCTCCAGGACCTCGAAGGCCTCGCCGGCCGCCGCGCCCGCGCCCGCCTGCCGGCCTGGCGCCAACAGGCGCCCTTCGCCCTGCTCTGGCTCTGCCTGCTGGTGGCGGCGACGCGCCCGCAGTGGGTCGGCGAGCCGTTGCCGATCCCCGCGAGCGGCCGCGACCTGCTGCTCGCCGTGGATGTCTCCGGCTCGATGGACTATGCCGACATGCGCTGGGAGGACGACGAGATCAGTCGTCTGGAACTGGTGAAAAAGCTGTTCGGCGGCTTCGTCGAGACACGCCGAGGCGACCGCGTCGGCCTGATCCTCTTCGGCACCCACGCCTACCTGCAGGCGCCGCTGACCTTCGACCGCGACACCGTGCGCATCTGGCTCGACGAGGCAATGATCGGCATCGCCGGCAAGGACACCGCGCTGGGCGACGCCATTGGCCTGGCGGTCAAGCGCCTGCGCCAGCGCCCGGCGCAGAGCCGCGTGCTGGTGCTGATCACCGACGGCGCCAACACCGCCGGCGAGATCGAGCCGCTGACCGCCGCCCGCCTCGCCGCCGAGGAGCAGGTGAAGGTCTACACCATCGGCATCGGCGCCGATCCGCAGCAGGGCGGCGTCGCCGGGCTGTTCGGGCTGAATCCCGGGCTGGACCTGGACGAGCCGACGCTCAAGGCAATCGCCGAAACCACCGGTGGCGAGTATTTCCGCGCCCGCAATGGCGAGGAACTGCAACGCATCTCCGACAGCCTCGACACCTTGGAACCGGTGGAACAGAACCCCACCCAGGCGCGCCCCGCCCTCGCCCTCTACAGCTGGCCGCTGCTGCTGGCGCTGCTGATCAGCGTGATCCTGGTGGTCCGCGAACTCTGGCCGCCGGAGGACTGGCGCTGGCCGGCGCGCCCGGCCTGGCTGGCACGCCGGCGTCGGGAGCGGCAGCCATGA
- a CDS encoding VWA domain-containing protein gives MSALWPHLLRPWSLLLLPLLGWLLWRLWHRQRRAGRWQLLLPPAFHPWLLSGGNGRHERRPWIFLGLAWLLALLALLGPSWQQLEQPAMERSDPLVVVLELTPEMLATDLPPSRLEQARRKVLDLLQARSDAQTAIVVYAGSAHTLVPLSNDLGTARNLLDALKPSIMPEPGRRADLAIEQARQLLNQGAEGSGHILLITGALDAQERQGIRKALRGKAKDLLLLAAGTAGGAPIAQEDGTFLKDEQGNILVPRLDESALRQFAADLDGRFQRLRPGSGDLRALGLLNTSQGLQTREEDTLLRLQRWADQGYWLLLPLLLLAACAGRRGWLFSLPLLLPLLWSPPQTANAFELADLWLTPDQQGQRLLDARRPAEAAERFEDFRWRGLALFEAGDYADAAQAFAQGDSAADHYNRGNALARQNELEAAIDAYDQALERAPDLAAAQRNKALLEELLRQRQKSSGNDESQASPQQNPSHGESSEPQSLQPKDARPEDERSEERDSQPTPSAQTPEQRDTGKPAASQSGTPQSTQREESETNPATTGPLTDERRQALEQWLRQIPDDPSELLRRKFWYQQQQQRQEPTQ, from the coding sequence ATGAGCGCGCTCTGGCCCCACCTGCTGCGCCCCTGGTCGCTGCTTCTGCTGCCGCTGCTCGGTTGGTTGCTGTGGAGGCTCTGGCACCGCCAACGCCGCGCCGGCCGCTGGCAGTTGCTGCTGCCGCCGGCCTTTCACCCCTGGTTGCTGTCCGGCGGCAACGGTCGCCATGAGCGGCGCCCCTGGATCTTCCTCGGCCTGGCCTGGCTGCTGGCGCTGCTCGCGCTGCTCGGGCCGAGCTGGCAGCAACTGGAACAGCCGGCAATGGAACGCAGCGACCCACTGGTGGTGGTCCTCGAACTGACCCCGGAAATGCTCGCCACCGATCTGCCGCCCAGCCGCCTGGAGCAAGCGCGGCGCAAGGTGCTCGACCTACTGCAGGCACGCAGCGACGCACAAACCGCCATCGTCGTCTACGCCGGCAGTGCACATACCCTGGTGCCCCTCTCCAATGACCTGGGCACCGCGCGCAACCTGCTGGATGCGCTCAAGCCGTCGATCATGCCCGAGCCCGGCCGCCGCGCCGACCTCGCCATCGAACAGGCGCGCCAACTGCTCAACCAAGGCGCCGAGGGCAGCGGGCATATCCTGTTGATCACCGGCGCCCTGGATGCCCAGGAGCGCCAGGGCATCCGCAAGGCGCTCAGGGGCAAGGCCAAGGACCTGCTGCTGCTCGCTGCCGGCACCGCCGGTGGCGCGCCGATCGCCCAGGAGGACGGCACCTTCCTCAAGGACGAACAGGGCAACATCCTGGTCCCACGGCTGGACGAAAGCGCCCTGCGCCAGTTCGCCGCCGACCTCGACGGCCGCTTCCAACGTCTGCGCCCGGGCAGCGGCGACCTCCGCGCCCTGGGTCTGCTGAACACCAGCCAAGGCCTGCAGACCCGCGAGGAAGACACCCTGTTGCGCCTGCAACGCTGGGCCGACCAGGGCTACTGGCTGCTGCTGCCCCTGCTGCTGCTTGCCGCCTGCGCCGGCCGCCGGGGCTGGTTGTTCAGCCTGCCGCTGCTGCTCCCGCTGCTGTGGTCGCCGCCGCAAACCGCCAACGCCTTCGAGCTCGCCGACCTCTGGCTGACCCCCGACCAACAGGGCCAGCGCCTGCTCGACGCCCGACGCCCGGCCGAAGCCGCCGAACGCTTCGAGGACTTCCGCTGGCGTGGCCTGGCACTCTTCGAGGCCGGCGACTACGCCGATGCCGCGCAGGCCTTCGCCCAGGGCGACAGCGCCGCCGACCATTACAATCGCGGCAATGCCCTGGCCCGGCAGAATGAGCTGGAAGCCGCGATCGACGCCTACGACCAGGCCCTGGAGCGCGCCCCCGACCTGGCCGCCGCGCAGCGCAACAAGGCGCTGCTGGAGGAACTGCTGCGCCAGCGACAGAAATCCTCCGGCAACGACGAAAGCCAGGCCTCCCCGCAGCAGAATCCGTCCCACGGTGAAAGCAGCGAGCCCCAGTCGCTGCAGCCGAAAGATGCCAGGCCCGAGGACGAGCGGTCCGAGGAGCGTGACTCGCAGCCGACCCCGTCGGCCCAGACGCCGGAACAACGCGACACCGGCAAACCGGCGGCCAGCCAGAGCGGCACGCCACAGTCGACCCAGCGCGAAGAAAGCGAAACCAACCCGGCGACGACCGGTCCACTGACGGACGAGCGCCGCCAGGCCCTGGAACAATGGTTGCGCCAGATCCCCGACGACCCATCCGAACTGCTGCGCCGCAAGTTCTGGTACCAGCAACAGCAGCAGCGCCAGGAACCCACGCAATGA